Within Campylobacter jejuni, the genomic segment TCTTGGCACATTGTATTAACTTTCTTTTTGGAATTTTTAGTCTATTTTAACATATTTTTAAGAATTTAAATTTATTTACGAAGTTTTAAGTAATTTTTATTAAAATTTACTCTTTAAACTAAAACTCAATGATGGAGCTTATTTTGAAAACAAAACGATTTTTTGCGGGTCTTGCAGGCTTTGCCACTACTTTTATTTTATGTCTATTTTTAACAAGTCATTTACAAGCTAAAGTTGATCAAAAAGAAGAGCAGGTTCAAAAACGCCTAGAAGCTTTAGATAAGCTTACAAAAACTCTTGCTATAGTAGAGCAATACTATGTGGATGATCAAAATATCAGCGATTTGGTGGATAAATCTTTATCAGGACTTTTAAGCAATCTTGATGCGCATTCTTCTTTTTTAAATGAAAAAGATTTTAATGATATGAAAATTCAAACCAATGGCGAATTTGGTGGCCTTGGTATAACCGTAGGTATGAAAGATGGCGCTTTAACAGTTGTTTCTCCTATAGAAGGAACACCAGCAGATAAAGCAGGGATAAAATCAGGAGATATTATTTTAAAAATTAATGATGAGGCCACTTTGGGAATTAATCTCAATGATGCTGTAGATAAAATGCGTGGTAAGCCAAAAACTCAAATCACTTTAACCATTTTTAGAAAAGGTGCAACAAAACCTTTTGATGTTACACTTACAAGAGAAATTATTAAGATAGAAAGTGTTTATGCAAAAATGATAGAAAATGAAAACATTCTTTATCTTAGGGTTACAAATTTTGATAAAAATGTTGTAGATGTGGCAAGTAAAGAACTTAAAAAATATCCTAATGTTAAAGGAGTTATTTTAGATCTTAGAAATAATCCTGGTGGACTTTTAAATCAAGCCATAGGACTTGTAAATTTATTTGTAGATAAAGGTGTTATTGTTTCTCAAAAAGGACGCATCGCAAGTGAAAATCAAGAATATAAAGCCGATCCTAAAAACAAAATTTCTAATGCTTCTTTGGTTGTGCTTGTAAATGGTGGAAGTGCTAGTGCAAGTGAAATTGTAAGTGGAGCTTTACAAGATCTTAAACGCGGTGTTATTGTGGGTGAAAATACTTTTGGAAAAGGTAGTGTTCAGCAAATCATACCTATTAATAAAACTGAAGCTTTAAGGCTTACTATTGCAAGATATTATCTTCCAAGCGGGCGTACTATTCAAGCAGTGGGTGTAAAACCTGATATTGAAGTTTTTCCAGGTAAAGTAAATACTCAAGAAGATGGTTTTTCTATAAAAGAAAGCGACTTAAAACAACATTTAGAAAGTGAGCTTGAAAAAATAGATAAAAATAAAAAAGAAGATAAGCAAGAAAATAAAGACAATAAAAATCTAATCAGTCAAAAACAAATCAATGATGATGCACAGTTAAATTCAGCTATTGATACTATTAAAATTTTAAATATCAAACAAGGACGATAAAATGACAAAAAAAGAAATGCTCTACGAAGGAAAAGGTAAAAAACTTTTCAAAACTGATGATGAAAATTTACTAATTAGTGAGTTTAAAGATGATTTAACCGCTTTTAATGCAGAAAAAAGAGGCAATGAAAGTGGAAAAGGTGCATTAAACTGTAGAATCAGTACTGAAATTTTTCATTTGCTCGAAAAAAATGGGATTAAAACCCATTTGGTAGAAACTATAAGTGATACAGAACAAGTGGTTAAAAAATGTAAAATTGTTCCTATTGAAGTTATAGTACGCAATGTTGCAACAGGTTCTCTTACAAAAAGACTGGGCATTAAAGATGGCACTGTGCTACCTTTTGCTTTGGTAGAATTTTGTCTTAAAGATGATGCCTTAGGCGATCCTTTTATCAATGATGAGCATTGTTTGATTTTAAATTTAGTGCAAAATGAAGCTCAAATTAGTGAAATTAAAAATATGGCTAGAAAGATTAACTCTATTTTAACTCCATTTTTTGACAATAAAAATTTAAGGCTGATTGACTTTAAAATCGAACTGGGTTTAACTAAAGATAATGAACTTGTTTTAGCCGATGAAATAAGCCCTGATAGTTGTAGATTTTGGGATAAATTTAGTAATGAAAAATTAGACAAAGATAGATTTCGTCAAGATCTAGGTAATGTAAAAATGGCTTATGAAGAAGTTTTAAAAAGAATATTAAATTAAGGAAAAATATGGAAGTTATTGTAAATATTTCTTTAAAAAATGGAGTTTTAGATCCACAAGGCAAAGCGGTGGAAAAAGCTTTGCATTCTTTAAATTTTAATAGTGTTAAAGAAGTAAAAATAGCAAAACAAATCAAAATTTCTCTTGATGAAAAAGATGAAAAATTAGCCAAAGAGCAAGTAAAAAAAATGTGTGAAGAGTTGTTGGTAAATGGCGTCATTGAAGATTATGAGCTTATAATTGAGAAAGAGTAAAATGAAAGTTGCTATTATTAGATTTCTAGGGACAAATTGTGAATTTGATACAGCTTATGCCTTTGAGAAACTTGGAGTAAAAACGCAGATTGTTTGGCATGAAGAAAAAGAATTTGATGCAGATTTAGTTGTTTTGCCAGGCGGATTTTCTTATGGAGATTATCTAAGATGTGCAGCTATTGCAAAACTTGCTCCTGCTATGCAAGGTGTTTTTAATCATGCAAAAAAGGGAGGATATATCTTAGGTATTTGTAATGGTTTTCAAATTTTACTTGAAAGCGGTCTTTTAAAAGGTGCAATGAAGCATAACAACAATCTTAGTTTTATCTCAAAAAACCAAAATTTAAGAGTAGTTTCTAATGATAATGCCTTTTTGAAAAATTTCAAAAAAGATGAAATTATTAATTTACCAATTGCCCATGGAGAGGGAAATTATTACGCTGATGAGGCTACTTTAAAAGAATTGCAAGATAAAGATCTTATTACTTTAAAATACGAGCCAAATCCAAATGGTTCTGTATTTGATATAGCAGGAATTTGCGATGAAAACAAAAAAATCTTTGGACTCATGCCACATCCTGAGCGTGCTTGTGAAAAAATTCTAGGCAATGATGCAGGTTTGAAAATGCTTAAAGGCTTTTTATTTTGAAAATTTTATTAACTTTAATTTTTAGTGTTGTTGTATTGTTTGGTAGGGGTGAAATTTCTGTATTTAGCGGCCAAGATGAAAATATGCAAAAAGAATTACAAAAATTACCCCAAGAAGAACAAAAAATTTATCAAAATATTCCGCCAAGTGATGAAAACAATGACTTTGAAAGCAATGTAGATGATCCTTTTGTAGCTAAAGGGAGTTTGGTTCTTACAAATGATGAATATCCAAGTAGGGTATATGTTGGAGAAGTTTTTCCTATTACGATCTATGCTCGCACTACGGAAAATACAAAATTTGATTTTAACATAAGCATAGAAAAAACTAACTTATCTTTTTTAAATCCAGATGCAAAATGGGAATTTATCAATAACGAATATAAAACAACTTTATGGTTTGAAGCCAAAAATTCAAATGCTAGTTTGAGTAAAATTTCTATCAAACTTCTTAGAAATAATGAAGCTTTTCAAGAGGCTGATATCAATCTTAATCCTATCAAATTTGAAAATACTTTATCCAATAAAGATTTTTCACACCTTGTGGCAAGTTCTTTGGAAATTAAAAAAATTAAAGCGAGTTATTTTGATGATGCTAATATCATTATGATGGTAGAACTAAACGCAACCAATACAAATCTTAAAAGCTTTTTTATAGAAGGAATTCAAAAGCAAGGTATTGAAAATTTAAAAGGGGATTTTAATGCTTCTAGTGCTTTTTATTATGCTATTTTGCCATTAAGTAAAACAAATTTTGAATTTTCGTATTTCAATAAGGACAGTAAAAAGCTTGAAAATATAAATTTAAAACTAAAAATTAGTGACGATGAGATCAGCACTCAGAGTGATTTAAATCCTGTAAATAAAGACTTAAATATTTATAAACAATATACCTTATGGTTTTTAGCGGTTTTATTTGGAGCTTTATTTGTATGGAGAAAAAATTACATTATTCTGGCTTTGGCAGTTGTTTGTTTTGCACTTAGTTTTCTTGTAGATACCAATACTCAAAATGCAATTATCAAGGCTGGTTCTAGGGCTAAAATTTTACCTACAGAGCCTTCAACTTATTTTTATACGGCAAATGCAGATGAAAAAGTAGAAGTTTTAGGCAAAAGACAAAATTATATTAAAGTACTGTTTTCTGATGGAAAAATAGGTTGGGTTAATAAAGATGATTTACAAAAAAATTAAAGCTCTTTATTTTTGGATTTTTTTTGTTTTAAGCGTTGCTTTGGTGGTTTTTTGTTTTTGCTTTACAAAATCTCAAAACACACTTTGGAAAATCCGCAAAATTTGGGCTAAATTTCAAAGATATACTATCTCTTATAAACAAGAAATCATTGGCACTTTTAATCCGCAAGCTCAGATGATTTTAATGAATCATCAAAGTGCTTTAGATATCATCGCTTTAGAAGAATTATATCCTAAAAATTTATGCTGGATTGCCAAAAAAGAATTAGGAGAAATTCCTATTTTCAAAGTTGCTATGAAAAAACCAAAACTTCTTTGTATAGATAGAAAAAATCCGCGTGATTTGGTACGAGTTTTAAAAGAAGCAAAAGAAAGAATTAGTGAAGATAGGGTTTTGGCTATTTTTCCAGAAGGAACTAGATCTAAAAATGAAAAAATGCTTAAATTTCAAAGTGGAGCAAAAATTTTAAGTGAAAAATTAAATCTTAAAGTTCAACCCATTTTAATTGTGGATTCTGCAAAAATTTTAGACACAAAAAGTTTTAGTGCAAGCAGCGGAGTGCTTAAAATCATTTGTATGGATTTAGTCGATACAAATGATGACAAATGGCTTGAAAACACTAGAAAAAAAATGCAAGAATTACTCGATCAAGAAAGAGCTAAGCTTTGCTAAATACCCTTTTAGTTGTTGGTTTTGGGGGATTTATAGGAGCAATCTTAAGAATGCTTTCTATTAATTTAGTGAATAAATTTTTTCCTTATTCTATCAGCCTTGGAACTCTTTTTGTTAATGTTTTGGGTTCTTTTATCATAGGACTTTTGTTTTCTTATGCCCAAAATAAAGGTTTATCTCCTTTGCTTAAAAGCTTTATAAGTACAGGTTTTTTAGGAGCTTTTACAACTTTTTCTACTTTTTCTTATCAAAATTTACTTCTTTTGCAAAGTGGAAATTATCTTCATTTTGCGTTAAATATTATCTTAAATGTCTTTCTTTGCTTATTTGCTACATGGCTTGGTTTTATAATTTTCAAATAAATCTTTAAATTTACTTTAGAATTTGTATTTTTTGCTAAAATACCACTTTAAAAAATTACAAAGGAGATTAAAATGCAATTTCAAACCGAAGTAAATCAGCTTTTACAGCTTATGATACACTCTTTATACTCTAATAAAGAAATTTTTTTAAGAGAACTTATTTCAAACGCAAGCGACGCTTTAGATAAGCTTAATTTTTTAAGCGTAAGTGATGATAAATATAAAAGCTTAAAATTCGAACCTAAAATTGAAATCAAAATTGACAAAGATAAAAAAACTTTAAGCATTAGTGATAATGGCATAGGTATGGATAAAGATGATCTTATCAATAACCTTGGAACCATAGCAAAAAGCGGCACTAAAAGTTTTTTAGAAAATTTAAGCGGTGATGCTAAAAAAGATTCTCAACTCATAGGACAATTTGGAGTAGGTTTTTATTCTGCTTTTATGGTGGCTAGTAAAATCGAAGTTTTAAGTAAAAAAGCTTTAGATGATAAAGCTTATCTTTGGAGTTCCGATGCAAATGGTTATGAGATTGATGACGCAAACAAAGAAGAACAAGGCACAAGCATTACTTTATACTTAAAAGATGATGAGTTTGCTAATACTTATAAAATTGAAAGCATTATAGAAAAATATTCTAATCACATTCAATTTCCAATTTTCATGGAAAAAGAAGAATTTACTCCTGCTAAAGAAGGCGAAGAAGAAGGAAAAACTGAACTTAAAATTTCTCAAATCAATAAAGCCAATGCTTTATGGAGAATGCAAAAATCAAGCCTTAAAGCAGAAGATTATGAAAGATTTTATGAGCAAAAT encodes:
- a CDS encoding S41 family peptidase codes for the protein MMELILKTKRFFAGLAGFATTFILCLFLTSHLQAKVDQKEEQVQKRLEALDKLTKTLAIVEQYYVDDQNISDLVDKSLSGLLSNLDAHSSFLNEKDFNDMKIQTNGEFGGLGITVGMKDGALTVVSPIEGTPADKAGIKSGDIILKINDEATLGINLNDAVDKMRGKPKTQITLTIFRKGATKPFDVTLTREIIKIESVYAKMIENENILYLRVTNFDKNVVDVASKELKKYPNVKGVILDLRNNPGGLLNQAIGLVNLFVDKGVIVSQKGRIASENQEYKADPKNKISNASLVVLVNGGSASASEIVSGALQDLKRGVIVGENTFGKGSVQQIIPINKTEALRLTIARYYLPSGRTIQAVGVKPDIEVFPGKVNTQEDGFSIKESDLKQHLESELEKIDKNKKEDKQENKDNKNLISQKQINDDAQLNSAIDTIKILNIKQGR
- the purC gene encoding phosphoribosylaminoimidazolesuccinocarboxamide synthase; the encoded protein is MTKKEMLYEGKGKKLFKTDDENLLISEFKDDLTAFNAEKRGNESGKGALNCRISTEIFHLLEKNGIKTHLVETISDTEQVVKKCKIVPIEVIVRNVATGSLTKRLGIKDGTVLPFALVEFCLKDDALGDPFINDEHCLILNLVQNEAQISEIKNMARKINSILTPFFDNKNLRLIDFKIELGLTKDNELVLADEISPDSCRFWDKFSNEKLDKDRFRQDLGNVKMAYEEVLKRILN
- the purS gene encoding phosphoribosylformylglycinamidine synthase subunit PurS, which encodes MEVIVNISLKNGVLDPQGKAVEKALHSLNFNSVKEVKIAKQIKISLDEKDEKLAKEQVKKMCEELLVNGVIEDYELIIEKE
- a CDS encoding SH3 domain-containing protein; its protein translation is MKILLTLIFSVVVLFGRGEISVFSGQDENMQKELQKLPQEEQKIYQNIPPSDENNDFESNVDDPFVAKGSLVLTNDEYPSRVYVGEVFPITIYARTTENTKFDFNISIEKTNLSFLNPDAKWEFINNEYKTTLWFEAKNSNASLSKISIKLLRNNEAFQEADINLNPIKFENTLSNKDFSHLVASSLEIKKIKASYFDDANIIMMVELNATNTNLKSFFIEGIQKQGIENLKGDFNASSAFYYAILPLSKTNFEFSYFNKDSKKLENINLKLKISDDEISTQSDLNPVNKDLNIYKQYTLWFLAVLFGALFVWRKNYIILALAVVCFALSFLVDTNTQNAIIKAGSRAKILPTEPSTYFYTANADEKVEVLGKRQNYIKVLFSDGKIGWVNKDDLQKN
- the plsC gene encoding lysophospholipid acyltransferase family protein; translated protein: MIYKKIKALYFWIFFVLSVALVVFCFCFTKSQNTLWKIRKIWAKFQRYTISYKQEIIGTFNPQAQMILMNHQSALDIIALEELYPKNLCWIAKKELGEIPIFKVAMKKPKLLCIDRKNPRDLVRVLKEAKERISEDRVLAIFPEGTRSKNEKMLKFQSGAKILSEKLNLKVQPILIVDSAKILDTKSFSASSGVLKIICMDLVDTNDDKWLENTRKKMQELLDQERAKLC
- the crcB gene encoding fluoride efflux transporter CrcB is translated as MLNTLLVVGFGGFIGAILRMLSINLVNKFFPYSISLGTLFVNVLGSFIIGLLFSYAQNKGLSPLLKSFISTGFLGAFTTFSTFSYQNLLLLQSGNYLHFALNIILNVFLCLFATWLGFIIFK